From one Triticum aestivum cultivar Chinese Spring chromosome 4B, IWGSC CS RefSeq v2.1, whole genome shotgun sequence genomic stretch:
- the LOC123092583 gene encoding uncharacterized protein: MEGMGKKRRPLMVMDSSLTAAAQTASRGPETGAWEWMARERAAVDPVHCLPLSSTTRGEEAAGGGARPGRRWPEDVTMGICCKGPPEEEPNYRRMRCSKSLASIVGIEQSSKARPHHHGRRNGSNGKVGCSHGRSDLILLSHLSL; encoded by the exons ATGGAAGGGATGGGGAAGAAGAGGCGCCCGCTGATGGTGATGGACTCCTCGTTGACCGCGGCGGCGCAGACGGCGTCGAGGGGTCCAGAGACCGGGGCGTGGGAGTGGATGGCAAGGGAGCGCGCAGCCGTCGACCCCGTGCACTGTCTCCCTCTCTCCTCAACGACTCGCGGCGAAGAAGCCGCTGGAGGAGGAGCTCGACCCGGACGACGGTGGCCGGAGGACGTCACCATGGGGATTTGCTGCAAAGGGCCACCGGAGGAGGAGCCCAACTACAGGAGAATGCGGTGTAGCAAGAGCCTCGCCAGCATCGTCGGCATCGAGCAGTCCTCTAAAGCTCGTCCTCACCACCACGGACGCCG AAACGGCTCCAATGGAAAGGTTGGATGCTCACATGGAAGAAGTGATCTGATTTTGCTCTCTCATCTCTCTTTGTAG